One genomic region from Campylobacter concisus encodes:
- a CDS encoding tetratricopeptide repeat protein: MKKILPFLAPICLFASSCDELIQESVREFYKSDRNLERAINLAEQATDVCLKEGNTEQAITSLINGASMCMVNKEPQKTLELSQKALELAANVSDKLLLARSYHSLGAAQKALGRYYEALANFQEALKIYDDVPNAPMHDELICIKGIASTYYLKNDFDKAHENHLLALNLLDITPELSSNELVRSELLVELANDLAKLKQKDEAAKNYKKVLEILNGKEQNPRARDLLERANKGLKELN; encoded by the coding sequence ATGAAGAAAATTTTGCCATTTTTAGCGCCTATTTGCCTCTTTGCAAGTAGCTGTGACGAGCTAATACAAGAGAGTGTGAGGGAGTTTTATAAAAGCGATAGAAATTTGGAGAGAGCCATAAATTTAGCCGAGCAAGCGACTGATGTCTGCTTAAAAGAGGGCAACACTGAGCAGGCGATCACTTCGCTCATAAATGGCGCTAGCATGTGCATGGTAAATAAAGAGCCACAAAAGACGCTAGAGCTCTCGCAAAAAGCCCTAGAGCTCGCAGCAAACGTTAGTGACAAACTTCTGCTAGCGCGCTCTTATCACAGCCTAGGTGCGGCACAAAAGGCGCTAGGCAGATACTACGAGGCGCTTGCTAATTTTCAAGAAGCTCTAAAAATTTATGACGACGTGCCAAATGCTCCGATGCACGACGAACTCATCTGTATAAAAGGCATCGCTAGCACCTACTACCTAAAAAACGACTTTGACAAAGCCCATGAAAACCACCTTCTAGCGCTAAATTTACTTGATATCACGCCAGAGTTAAGCAGCAACGAGCTTGTGCGATCAGAGCTTTTAGTAGAGCTTGCTAACGACCTAGCAAAGCTTAAGCAAAAGGACGAAGCCGCCAAAAACTACAAAAAAGTGCTTGAAATTTTAAATGGAAAAGAGCAAAATCCTCGCGCACGGGATCTTTTAGAGCGAGCCAACAAAGGACTAAAAGAGCTTAACTAA
- a CDS encoding saccharopine dehydrogenase family protein codes for MSNILIIGAGGVSQVATVKCAMNSDVFTNITLASRTKSKCDAIAKFIKDRLGVQIGTAQIDADDTDAVVNLIKKTGAELLLNVALPYQDLTLMDACSRAGIPYIDTANYEHPDTAKFEYKLQWAKDGEFKAANTMALLGSGFDPGVTNVFCAYAQQNLFDEIHEIDILDCNAGDHGYPFATNFNPEINLREVSAKGRYWERGEWKETEPMQIMFKWDYPKVGVKDSYLLYHEELESLVKNIKGLKRIRFFMTFGQSYLTHMKCLENVGMLRIDEVEHNGVKIVPIQFLKTLLPDPASLGPRTKGKTNIGCVIRGLKDGKERQVYIYNVCDHEACYAETGAQAVSYTTGVPAMIGSMMVAKGIWSGKGVFNMENFDAKPFMDELNKQGLPWEIIEMKPGERYEVR; via the coding sequence ATGTCAAATATCTTAATCATCGGAGCAGGTGGCGTTAGCCAAGTCGCAACCGTAAAATGTGCGATGAACTCGGACGTTTTTACAAATATCACCCTTGCAAGCCGCACAAAAAGCAAGTGCGACGCGATCGCTAAATTTATAAAAGATCGCCTAGGCGTGCAAATTGGCACCGCCCAGATTGACGCGGACGACACCGACGCGGTCGTAAATTTAATCAAAAAAACGGGCGCCGAGCTACTGCTAAACGTCGCGCTACCGTATCAAGACCTAACCCTCATGGACGCGTGCTCTCGCGCCGGTATCCCATACATCGACACCGCAAACTACGAGCACCCGGACACCGCCAAATTTGAATACAAGCTGCAGTGGGCGAAGGACGGCGAGTTTAAAGCCGCAAACACGATGGCGCTGCTGGGAAGCGGCTTTGATCCGGGCGTAACGAACGTATTTTGCGCCTACGCACAGCAAAATCTCTTTGACGAGATCCATGAGATCGACATCCTAGACTGCAACGCAGGAGATCACGGCTATCCGTTTGCGACAAATTTCAACCCAGAGATAAATTTACGCGAAGTTAGCGCAAAGGGTCGCTACTGGGAGCGCGGCGAGTGGAAAGAGACCGAGCCGATGCAGATAATGTTCAAATGGGACTATCCGAAAGTGGGCGTCAAAGATAGCTACCTGCTCTATCATGAGGAGCTAGAAAGCTTAGTAAAAAACATCAAGGGGCTAAAGAGAATCCGCTTTTTCATGACCTTTGGACAGAGCTACCTAACCCACATGAAATGCCTAGAAAACGTCGGTATGCTGCGCATCGACGAGGTAGAACACAACGGCGTAAAAATCGTGCCGATACAGTTTCTAAAGACCTTACTGCCTGATCCTGCGTCGCTAGGCCCTCGCACGAAAGGTAAAACCAACATCGGCTGCGTGATACGCGGCTTAAAAGACGGCAAAGAGCGTCAAGTCTACATCTACAACGTCTGCGACCACGAGGCTTGCTACGCCGAGACGGGCGCGCAGGCAGTAAGCTACACGACTGGCGTGCCTGCGATGATCGGCTCGATGATGGTTGCAAAGGGCATTTGGAGCGGCAAGGGCGTCTTTAATATGGAAAATTTCGATGCCAAGCCTTTCATGGATGAGCTAAATAAGCAGGGCTTGCCGTGGGAGATAATCGAAATGAAACCAGGCGAGAGGTATGAGGTAAGGTAA
- a CDS encoding AAA family ATPase — protein sequence MKISKVRIQEFKRFKDLTIDLGDSPKKIIALVGPNGCGKSSVLDAFIALGPSLGAYIGADPYGSVKDNFFRSNNKNFYELIDIDFVVDGIVYRKNELRNIEKYKNSLNSLFSFRSPYRYNNDLNIKEIRAVNPIEENKYGASYSVSIDGKIEENYRRLLAYFNSYRDDNDLKPSEARKYVVDQLNNSIKNCLDLEIVSMGEVEGGNGTLFFKKSDSDVKFSFNSLSSGEKEVVDILLDLFLRKEKYKGSIYLIDEPELHINTCIQRNLMKEINNLIDDEGQIWITTHSIGFLRALQNDFIGNSQIIKFHKNINLSDKIELKPIDKNYNEWKEIFETALDDLTGLIAPKRIIYCEGRAESKDSYEKGLDAKVLNNIFNKKYPDTLFVSSGGNTELDYRSRIAIAILGKVFNDLEIWVFKDRDIASGGNVSEFDRQEYLNGQENSFRVMKRWEIENYLFDKEILKAYCDKNGHQFDESRYDAVVTDVVNNNVKDNGGEIKKCCGITTPINIEIFKENLSNFILSDTLVYKELEDCIFNRK from the coding sequence ATGAAGATATCTAAAGTGCGTATACAAGAATTTAAACGTTTTAAGGACTTAACTATTGATCTAGGAGATAGCCCAAAGAAAATCATTGCTCTTGTCGGCCCAAATGGTTGTGGTAAAAGTAGTGTATTGGACGCTTTTATCGCATTAGGCCCATCTTTGGGTGCATATATAGGAGCAGATCCATACGGTAGTGTTAAGGATAATTTTTTTAGATCAAATAATAAAAATTTCTATGAACTAATCGATATAGATTTTGTTGTAGATGGCATTGTTTATAGAAAGAATGAACTGCGTAATATAGAAAAATATAAAAATAGTCTAAATAGTCTATTTTCGTTTAGAAGCCCATATAGATATAACAATGATTTAAATATTAAAGAAATTAGAGCGGTCAACCCAATAGAGGAAAATAAATATGGCGCTAGCTATTCCGTTAGTATTGATGGAAAAATAGAAGAAAACTATAGGAGACTGCTTGCATATTTTAATTCATATAGAGATGACAATGATTTAAAACCATCTGAAGCCAGAAAATATGTTGTAGACCAACTAAATAATTCAATTAAAAACTGTTTAGATTTAGAAATAGTTAGTATGGGAGAAGTTGAAGGTGGCAATGGCACTTTATTTTTCAAAAAGTCTGATTCTGATGTAAAATTTTCTTTCAATAGTTTATCTTCTGGCGAAAAAGAAGTAGTTGATATACTTTTAGATTTATTTTTGAGAAAAGAAAAATATAAAGGCTCTATTTATTTGATAGACGAACCGGAGCTTCATATAAATACATGTATACAAAGAAATCTTATGAAAGAGATAAATAATCTAATCGATGATGAAGGTCAAATTTGGATAACAACGCACAGCATAGGTTTTTTAAGGGCTTTACAAAACGATTTTATAGGCAATAGTCAAATTATTAAATTTCATAAAAACATTAATCTATCCGATAAAATAGAACTAAAACCCATTGATAAAAACTATAATGAATGGAAAGAAATTTTTGAAACTGCCTTAGACGATTTAACAGGCTTAATTGCACCCAAAAGAATAATTTATTGCGAAGGGAGAGCAGAATCAAAAGATAGCTACGAAAAAGGATTGGATGCAAAGGTATTAAATAATATTTTCAATAAAAAATATCCAGATACTTTATTTGTATCAAGTGGTGGGAATACTGAGCTAGACTATAGAAGTAGAATAGCGATAGCCATACTGGGAAAAGTATTTAATGACTTGGAAATTTGGGTATTTAAAGATAGGGATATAGCTTCAGGCGGCAATGTGAGTGAATTTGATAGGCAAGAATACCTTAATGGTCAAGAAAATAGCTTTAGAGTTATGAAAAGATGGGAAATAGAAAATTATTTATTTGATAAAGAGATTTTAAAGGCTTATTGTGACAAAAATGGGCACCAATTTGATGAGAGTAGGTATGATGCTGTAGTAACAGATGTAGTAAATAACAATGTGAAGGATAATGGTGGAGAAATTAAAAAGTGTTGTGGCATAACGACGCCTATTAATATTGAAATCTTTAAAGAAAATTTATCAAATTTTATTTTATCAGATACTTTGGTTTACAAAGAGCTTGAAGATTGCATATTTAATAGAAAATAA
- a CDS encoding NnrS family protein: MINNFFTHPMRIFFLMSAACAVLGASVFFTPTDFVSLHKFIFLQLFLALAYAGFLLTGLTDWTNFQASLKIHAYILFSLFIVSFILAFFSLFLAHCFIALFWLYLVLLCLYMIWRDKNDDQFGVLGFLFGILGFEIYYLISGNEKFLNLQVFIHVIAILLISYRVSVVLGKEALKREKGMDEAVFVPNFIYKNIAICCVCAFLLLNIFFEASMGVYYAAIACGSAVLAKLKEWHYKELFRHSFVLLYYFMQLFLAVGFLGIGFSGIFGLHLETNFMHLIAINAVIFSVMLIFNVAGLRHSGQELEFLRLSKVAFILVLLAGVSRGILAYFWGGFYIHLPATLIAIAFVFWLINFYVIFKDNDFSDDPE; encoded by the coding sequence ATGATTAATAACTTTTTTACTCATCCTATGAGGATATTTTTCTTAATGAGTGCCGCCTGTGCGGTGCTTGGCGCAAGTGTATTTTTTACTCCAACTGATTTTGTGAGTTTGCATAAATTTATATTTTTGCAACTTTTTTTAGCGCTTGCTTATGCTGGATTTTTGCTAACTGGACTAACTGATTGGACAAATTTTCAAGCATCTCTAAAAATACACGCCTATATATTATTTTCACTCTTTATCGTAAGCTTTATCTTGGCATTTTTTAGCCTATTTTTAGCACACTGCTTTATCGCTCTTTTTTGGCTTTACTTGGTTTTGCTTTGCCTTTATATGATCTGGCGAGATAAAAATGATGATCAATTTGGCGTACTTGGCTTTTTGTTTGGCATTTTAGGCTTTGAAATTTATTATCTAATAAGCGGCAACGAAAAATTTCTAAATTTACAAGTTTTTATCCACGTAATCGCTATCTTACTCATCTCCTACCGCGTTAGTGTCGTACTTGGAAAAGAAGCATTAAAAAGAGAAAAAGGCATGGATGAAGCTGTTTTTGTGCCAAATTTTATCTATAAAAATATCGCTATTTGCTGCGTTTGTGCCTTTTTACTTTTAAATATATTTTTTGAAGCAAGCATGGGCGTCTATTATGCTGCGATAGCTTGTGGAAGCGCGGTACTTGCAAAGCTTAAAGAGTGGCACTATAAAGAGCTTTTTAGGCATAGTTTTGTGCTTTTATACTATTTTATGCAGCTATTTTTAGCAGTTGGGTTTTTAGGAATCGGCTTTAGCGGTATCTTTGGGCTCCATCTTGAAACAAATTTTATGCATCTAATAGCAATAAATGCAGTAATTTTTAGCGTGATGCTTATATTTAATGTCGCAGGACTTCGTCATAGCGGACAAGAGCTTGAGTTTTTACGTCTTAGTAAGGTTGCTTTTATTTTAGTTCTTTTAGCTGGTGTTAGCAGAGGAATTTTGGCTTATTTTTGGGGTGGCTTTTACATTCATTTACCAGCGACACTCATAGCAATCGCTTTTGTTTTTTGGCTCATAAATTTTTATGTGATCTTTAAGGATAACGATTTTAGCGATGATCCAGAGTAA
- a CDS encoding ABC transporter ATP-binding protein, with protein MLELKNVEYEILRDKVVRNFSLNVKGGEVVTLFGPSGCGKTTILRLISGLNEPRKGKIVNNFKKITYFFQENRLLTWKNALENVLLVMDKPDINAVLELFKKVGLSQKDILKYPSELSGGMRQRVAFVRAVVTKPDLLLMDEPFSGLDYDMKEILIEIIGQRVSEGMSVVLVTHDRMEAVKMSNRIYFLSSKGAVIQRELEIDKDFKERDFTFISKMIDENFKGQIYYD; from the coding sequence ATGCTTGAGCTTAAAAATGTAGAGTATGAAATTTTAAGAGATAAGGTCGTAAGGAATTTTAGCCTAAATGTAAAAGGTGGCGAGGTAGTGACGCTTTTTGGACCATCAGGATGTGGCAAAACGACGATACTTCGGCTTATTAGCGGACTAAATGAGCCTAGAAAAGGGAAAATTGTTAATAATTTTAAAAAGATTACATATTTTTTTCAAGAAAATCGCCTGCTAACATGGAAAAATGCTCTTGAAAATGTGCTTTTAGTTATGGATAAACCAGACATTAACGCTGTTTTAGAGCTTTTTAAAAAGGTTGGATTAAGCCAAAAAGACATTTTAAAATACCCAAGCGAGCTAAGCGGTGGCATGAGACAAAGGGTCGCTTTTGTAAGGGCGGTCGTAACAAAACCTGATCTACTTTTGATGGATGAGCCTTTTTCTGGGCTTGATTATGATATGAAAGAAATTTTAATTGAGATTATTGGACAAAGAGTAAGCGAAGGTATGAGTGTGGTTCTTGTCACACACGATAGAATGGAAGCTGTAAAGATGTCAAATAGAATTTATTTCCTATCAAGTAAAGGCGCAGTCATACAAAGAGAACTTGAAATAGATAAAGATTTCAAAGAGCGTGATTTTACGTTTATTAGCAAGATGATAGATGAAAATTTCAAAGGGCAAATTTATTATGATTAA
- a CDS encoding ABC transporter permease, whose product MILIDGIKKDRSSFLKIIDYFWGGFSGFAVVFLILAIWQVGSEFSSPLLLPPPKDVFLKACEILKDYKNSEINITLCRSLIGVCSATFFGIFLGLIAGSFKSFAAFLKPVITLLLSMPPIIWIVLAIFWFGFGNFSTVFTIFITVLPLTFASSAVAMSSVDEELKEMFDAYNLGILKKIRHLYIPHLTSYIISSISVAVAMGVKIVIMAELLGANNGMGAKIANARAMLETTEVMAYVLLSITLIMLFEYLIIEPLKIALMPWRR is encoded by the coding sequence ATGATACTAATCGATGGCATTAAAAAAGATCGCTCAAGCTTTTTAAAAATAATTGACTATTTTTGGGGCGGATTTAGTGGATTTGCCGTAGTTTTTTTGATCTTAGCCATTTGGCAAGTGGGAAGCGAGTTTAGCTCCCCACTCTTGCTTCCGCCACCAAAAGATGTATTTTTAAAAGCCTGTGAAATTTTAAAAGATTATAAAAACAGCGAGATAAATATAACGCTTTGCAGATCACTGATCGGAGTTTGCTCGGCAACATTTTTTGGTATATTTCTAGGGCTAATAGCAGGTAGTTTTAAAAGTTTTGCAGCCTTTTTAAAGCCTGTTATTACCTTGCTTTTATCAATGCCACCAATTATTTGGATAGTACTTGCTATTTTTTGGTTTGGATTTGGAAATTTTAGCACCGTTTTTACTATCTTTATAACCGTTTTACCGCTTACTTTTGCAAGCTCAGCAGTTGCTATGAGTAGCGTAGATGAGGAGCTAAAAGAGATGTTTGACGCTTATAATCTAGGAATTTTAAAAAAGATAAGACACCTTTACATCCCGCATCTTACGAGCTACATAATAAGCTCTATTAGCGTAGCTGTCGCAATGGGTGTAAAGATAGTGATAATGGCTGAGCTACTAGGTGCAAATAACGGCATGGGAGCAAAGATAGCAAATGCAAGGGCAATGCTTGAAACAACCGAGGTAATGGCATATGTTCTTTTAAGCATCACTCTTATCATGCTTTTTGAATACCTCATCATCGAGCCACTAAAAATAGCTTTGATGCCTTGGAGAAGATGA
- a CDS encoding ABC transporter substrate-binding protein — MLDRRKFLGLSTALGVSAFAPNLFAKESFTMWGAPAIPSVIMAVASLQGELNKTYDVSLNIWKTPDQLRAGVASGDIKVTMSPSNVAANLRNQGLDFAMLNLLTLGVMNAMVKDEKIKNLEDFLGKKLIMPFRGDMPDLVLRALCKKRGIDVSKIDITYTATPPEALLLFLQKDFDILIVPQPLGEATILRGKKAGVSVHYSVDFPKIWGESFGTKPIIPMAGIIVERGFYEKNLSLFDTLHSDLKNALSWILENKQSAAKIGSSYLPAPEVALANAFDKANLTVTKANELQNEIMAFFEEIYQFNPKFLGGKMPDKGLFL, encoded by the coding sequence ATGTTAGATAGAAGAAAATTTTTAGGACTTAGCACAGCTTTAGGCGTTAGCGCATTTGCGCCAAATTTATTTGCAAAAGAGAGCTTTACTATGTGGGGCGCACCAGCGATCCCAAGCGTTATCATGGCAGTTGCTTCACTGCAAGGCGAGCTAAACAAAACTTATGATGTAAGTCTAAATATATGGAAAACACCAGATCAGCTGCGTGCAGGCGTAGCTAGTGGGGATATCAAGGTCACGATGTCACCATCAAATGTCGCTGCAAATTTAAGAAACCAAGGGCTTGATTTTGCGATGTTAAATTTGCTGACTCTTGGCGTTATGAACGCTATGGTCAAGGATGAAAAGATCAAAAATTTAGAAGATTTTTTAGGCAAAAAGCTTATCATGCCATTTCGAGGTGATATGCCTGATCTTGTTTTAAGAGCGCTTTGCAAGAAGCGAGGCATAGACGTTAGCAAAATAGACATTACCTATACAGCAACACCACCTGAGGCTCTGCTTTTATTTTTACAAAAAGATTTTGACATTTTAATAGTTCCACAACCTCTTGGCGAAGCGACTATTTTGCGCGGTAAAAAAGCAGGCGTTAGCGTGCATTATTCAGTTGATTTTCCAAAAATTTGGGGCGAGAGTTTTGGTACAAAACCTATAATCCCAATGGCTGGAATCATCGTAGAAAGAGGCTTTTACGAGAAAAACTTAAGTCTATTTGACACGCTTCATAGCGATCTTAAAAATGCACTTTCATGGATACTTGAAAACAAGCAAAGTGCAGCAAAGATAGGCTCAAGCTACTTGCCAGCTCCAGAAGTAGCACTTGCAAATGCTTTTGATAAGGCAAATCTAACAGTGACAAAAGCAAATGAACTACAAAATGAGATCATGGCATTTTTTGAAGAAATTTATCAGTTTAATCCAAAATTTCTAGGTGGCAAGATGCCAGATAAAGGTCTATTTTTATGA
- a CDS encoding TonB-dependent receptor domain-containing protein gives MRPILSLAVLSSLLLANEANLDIIKPIREFAPPPVITPNVAQSAFVENQFDRTQRNEYPFVTNLLDNSADMFHISAGMYGKSFYNSSLFKYRGANFYTILNANFTKANNYKDGSGKKWDYGYNRQGQSAILGFVPNDLSELRLTFLRDNIDKDKQPEHVMDAFKTTRKVGKLNIRLGEEDLSNTLNFEFILKKVERKADNFHLRDATPNVKVDLKRNIFEANLKYDADFASFHNQIGAGFEKDKHDGKRYMKQGNNWVFNGYRFADVRNDKFMLFDTLAYKFNEANEASLALKYEEQRSKLNGIDTKFFVQNPIAPNTTRKLVRQIYGEDVSDKIKKDAFSASLKYKFTPNDKDSYFAKLESLSRLPSNMERFNALYGTGDKGWIANPNLEPERHNRAVLGFKFGSEFYKEYLNSLQNKDAFSFSGHFIADSVKNLIIFDRRHSKAPMSLNKNAVISRNVDATLYSVNFNTEYSFARHFGLKSSLYYNYGQNKTDGRSLYQIRPFEANFAFDYKDYASFGSYNLGTALRLVSKQTRGDFSKQNGLGIDKKEAAKGFGLLDLYGGVEFKNKVGIRFGVANLFDKDYAEFISGDHVAALDPVVVHAPGRTFFISFHSSF, from the coding sequence ATGAGGCCCATTTTAAGCCTAGCAGTTCTTTCATCACTGCTTCTAGCAAATGAAGCAAATTTAGACATTATAAAGCCTATTAGAGAATTTGCTCCGCCGCCAGTCATCACGCCAAACGTTGCACAAAGCGCCTTTGTGGAAAATCAATTTGACCGCACTCAAAGAAACGAATATCCATTTGTTACAAATTTACTTGATAACTCAGCTGATATGTTTCATATCTCGGCTGGAATGTATGGCAAAAGCTTTTACAATTCATCACTTTTTAAATATCGTGGCGCAAATTTTTACACCATCTTAAATGCAAATTTCACCAAAGCAAATAATTATAAAGACGGAAGTGGCAAAAAATGGGACTATGGCTACAACAGGCAAGGCCAAAGCGCTATCTTAGGCTTCGTGCCAAATGATCTTAGCGAGCTTAGACTTACGTTTTTAAGGGATAATATCGATAAAGACAAGCAGCCAGAGCACGTGATGGATGCCTTTAAAACGACAAGAAAAGTTGGCAAGCTAAATATTAGATTAGGCGAAGAAGATCTTTCAAATACGCTAAATTTTGAATTTATCCTAAAAAAGGTTGAGCGAAAAGCTGATAATTTTCATCTAAGAGATGCTACTCCAAATGTAAAAGTGGATTTAAAGAGAAATATATTTGAGGCAAATTTAAAGTATGACGCTGACTTTGCAAGCTTTCACAATCAAATAGGCGCTGGCTTTGAAAAAGATAAACATGACGGCAAAAGATACATGAAGCAAGGCAACAACTGGGTCTTTAACGGATACAGATTTGCTGATGTCAGAAATGATAAATTTATGCTTTTTGACACACTTGCTTATAAATTCAATGAAGCAAATGAAGCCTCTCTTGCCTTAAAATATGAAGAGCAAAGAAGTAAATTAAATGGCATCGACACTAAATTTTTTGTGCAAAATCCGATCGCACCTAATACCACTCGTAAATTAGTTCGCCAAATTTATGGTGAGGACGTAAGTGATAAGATCAAAAAAGACGCTTTTAGTGCAAGCCTAAAATATAAATTTACACCAAACGATAAGGATAGCTATTTTGCAAAACTTGAGAGTTTATCTCGCTTGCCAAGTAATATGGAGCGTTTTAACGCACTTTATGGCACAGGCGATAAAGGCTGGATAGCAAATCCAAATTTAGAGCCAGAAAGGCACAATAGAGCAGTTCTTGGCTTTAAATTTGGCAGCGAGTTTTACAAAGAGTATCTAAATTCGCTTCAAAACAAAGATGCATTTAGCTTTAGTGGGCATTTCATCGCTGATAGCGTTAAAAATTTGATCATTTTTGATAGACGCCACTCAAAAGCCCCAATGTCGCTAAACAAAAATGCTGTCATCTCAAGAAACGTTGATGCAACGCTTTATAGTGTAAATTTCAATACAGAATATAGCTTTGCAAGGCACTTTGGCTTAAAAAGCTCACTTTACTACAACTACGGACAAAACAAAACTGATGGCAGGTCACTTTATCAGATAAGGCCTTTTGAGGCAAATTTTGCATTTGACTACAAAGACTATGCAAGCTTTGGTAGCTACAACCTAGGCACTGCACTAAGGCTAGTTTCAAAGCAAACTAGAGGTGATTTTAGCAAGCAAAATGGTCTAGGCATCGATAAAAAAGAGGCCGCAAAGGGATTTGGCTTGCTTGATCTTTATGGTGGTGTAGAGTTTAAAAATAAAGTTGGCATAAGATTTGGCGTAGCAAATTTATTTGACAAAGATTATGCAGAATTTATCAGCGGCGATCACGTAGCAGCACTTGATCCGGTAGTCGTTCATGCCCCTGGCAGGACATTTTTCATTAGCTTTCACAGCAGTTTTTAA
- a CDS encoding molybdate transport repressor → MTTKESKKDLFLTLAFGVGLFIFSIFGYFYLALGTASLFGIIIGALSAFFCVRKIFQNNFLRIEDDGFIITKGSKSIKFYFKDIDEIAIKSFGDKKKVETLSVKFKKNRLNRDVCFGLVQPLGDDLIIIFDKYELSKFTISKELRDRLNNFRA, encoded by the coding sequence GTGACAACAAAAGAGAGTAAAAAAGATCTATTTTTAACATTGGCGTTTGGCGTTGGACTATTTATATTTAGCATTTTTGGCTACTTTTATCTAGCTCTTGGCACAGCGTCTCTCTTTGGCATCATCATTGGTGCTCTCTCAGCGTTCTTTTGTGTTAGAAAAATTTTTCAAAACAACTTTTTACGTATTGAAGATGATGGATTTATTATCACAAAAGGCTCAAAAAGTATAAAATTTTACTTTAAAGATATCGACGAAATCGCCATTAAGAGCTTTGGCGATAAGAAAAAAGTAGAAACTTTAAGCGTAAAATTTAAGAAAAACCGTCTTAATAGAGATGTTTGCTTTGGGTTAGTGCAACCACTAGGTGATGATTTGATCATCATTTTTGATAAATATGAACTCTCAAAATTTACCATTTCAAAAGAGCTAAGAGATAGGCTTAATAATTTTAGAGCCTAA
- a CDS encoding molybdopterin synthase catalytic subunit, with translation MQIYNGSLDVQSITNEWYERFKDKNCGALITFVGIVREEGGISALSFDIYEPILKKWLDAWQEQAKKENAYVLFAHSKGDVPVHTSSYVAGVVSPQRKVALRLINEFVEDFKANAPIWKYDVINGERIYAKERSQTINGAGILA, from the coding sequence ATGCAAATTTATAATGGAAGCTTGGACGTTCAAAGCATCACAAACGAGTGGTATGAACGCTTTAAGGATAAAAACTGCGGAGCGCTAATCACTTTTGTTGGAATCGTAAGAGAAGAAGGTGGCATTTCGGCGCTTAGTTTTGACATCTATGAGCCGATCCTTAAAAAATGGCTAGATGCTTGGCAGGAGCAAGCCAAAAAAGAAAATGCCTACGTGCTCTTTGCTCACTCAAAAGGCGACGTGCCGGTGCATACGAGCTCTTACGTAGCAGGTGTAGTAAGCCCTCAAAGAAAGGTCGCACTAAGGCTTATAAATGAGTTTGTCGAGGACTTTAAGGCAAATGCGCCGATCTGGAAATATGACGTGATAAATGGCGAGAGAATTTATGCAAAAGAGCGCAGCCAAACGATAAATGGTGCTGGTATTTTAGCTTAA
- a CDS encoding MoaD/ThiS family protein: MIEIEFLGPIGLENIKVEAKNLGEIKEALSQKEELKKWLNICAVAVNDEIVSDINFALKSGDKISILPPVCGG; encoded by the coding sequence GTGATAGAGATCGAATTTCTTGGGCCTATCGGGCTTGAAAATATAAAAGTAGAGGCAAAAAATTTAGGCGAGATAAAAGAGGCTTTAAGCCAGAAAGAAGAGCTTAAAAAATGGCTAAATATCTGTGCTGTGGCTGTAAATGACGAGATCGTAAGCGATATAAATTTTGCTCTTAAATCAGGCGATAAAATTTCTATCTTACCACCAGTTTGTGGGGGCTAA